The following proteins are encoded in a genomic region of Micromonospora olivasterospora:
- the pgsA gene encoding CDP-diacylglycerol--glycerol-3-phosphate 3-phosphatidyltransferase, whose translation MTGAAEPTPAPVAARVPVLNAANALTLLRLVLVPVFAASVVVSEMTSAGWRIAACLIFAVASATDLVDGWIARRFGLVTSVGKVADPIADKALTGAALLLLSWYDGLPWWVTAVILVRELGITALRFWVIRHGVIAASRGGKAKTALQILAIAWYLWPMPASVAVVGPWIMAAAVAVTVVTGFDYLAQAFRLRRRP comes from the coding sequence GTGACCGGGGCGGCGGAGCCGACGCCGGCCCCGGTGGCCGCCCGGGTGCCGGTGCTCAACGCGGCCAACGCGCTGACCCTGCTGCGGCTGGTGCTCGTGCCGGTTTTCGCGGCCTCGGTGGTCGTCTCGGAGATGACCTCCGCCGGCTGGCGGATCGCCGCCTGCCTGATCTTCGCGGTGGCGTCGGCCACCGACCTGGTCGACGGCTGGATCGCCCGCCGGTTCGGTCTGGTGACCTCCGTCGGAAAGGTCGCCGACCCGATCGCCGACAAGGCGCTCACCGGCGCCGCGCTGCTGCTGCTGTCCTGGTACGACGGCCTGCCCTGGTGGGTGACGGCGGTGATCCTCGTCCGCGAGCTGGGCATCACGGCCCTGCGGTTCTGGGTGATCCGGCACGGGGTGATCGCGGCCAGCCGGGGCGGGAAGGCCAAGACGGCGCTCCAGATCCTGGCCATCGCCTGGTACCTGTGGCCGATGCCCGCCAGCGTGGCCGTCGTGGGTCCCTGGATCATGGCCGCCGCGGTCGCCGTGACGGTCGTCACCGGCTTCGACTACCTGGCCCAGGCGTTCCGCCTCCGCCGCAGGCCGTGA
- a CDS encoding CinA family protein, whose product MDTETDANGRRPVGNPAAGAVHALAERHETLATVESLTGGLLSAAVVEIAGVSGVYRGGLVVYATELKSELAGVPADLLAERGPVDPDVALALAEGGRRRCGADWGLATTGVAGPQPQDGKPVGLVYVAVAGPGGAEVRRLDLDGGRDHIRSAAVIEAFRLLTERIGGAAPAPGPGTSARAEDTAWPAGTGRR is encoded by the coding sequence ATGGACACGGAGACGGACGCGAACGGGCGACGGCCGGTCGGCAACCCGGCCGCCGGGGCGGTGCACGCCCTCGCTGAGCGGCACGAGACACTGGCCACCGTCGAGTCGCTCACCGGCGGCCTGCTCTCGGCCGCGGTGGTGGAGATCGCCGGGGTGAGCGGCGTCTACCGGGGCGGCCTGGTCGTCTACGCCACGGAGCTGAAGTCGGAGCTGGCCGGCGTACCGGCGGACCTGCTGGCCGAGCGCGGGCCGGTCGACCCGGACGTGGCGCTCGCCCTGGCAGAGGGCGGGCGGCGGCGCTGCGGCGCGGACTGGGGGCTGGCCACGACGGGGGTGGCGGGGCCGCAGCCGCAGGACGGCAAGCCCGTCGGGCTGGTCTACGTCGCGGTGGCCGGGCCGGGCGGCGCCGAGGTCCGCCGACTCGACCTCGACGGCGGCCGGGACCACATCCGCTCCGCCGCGGTGATCGAGGCGTTCCGGCTGCTCACCGAGCGGATCGGCGGCGCGGCGCCGGCCCCGGGGCCCGGGACCTCGGCGCGCGCCGAGGACACCGCGTGGCCGGCCGGCACGGGGCGGCGCTGA
- a CDS encoding helix-turn-helix domain-containing protein gives MVLLRRVIGDALRARRQGQQRTLREVSSAANVSLGYLSEIERGQKEPSSELLAAICDALGARLSELLREVSDTVALAEQMPGVLVPVQGEPAQPAEAAPVARAAVAKSANRGVRQVTSGGPVAMTVRQDSPLKATLRSKRVRPAERDVVCAA, from the coding sequence ATGGTCCTGCTACGCCGGGTGATCGGTGACGCGCTGCGGGCCCGCCGGCAGGGGCAGCAACGCACCCTGCGCGAGGTCTCCTCCGCGGCGAACGTCAGCCTGGGTTACCTGTCCGAGATCGAGCGCGGCCAGAAGGAGCCCTCCAGCGAGCTGCTGGCCGCCATCTGCGACGCCCTCGGCGCCCGTCTGTCCGAGCTGCTGCGCGAGGTCAGCGACACCGTCGCGCTCGCCGAGCAGATGCCCGGCGTGCTGGTGCCGGTGCAGGGCGAGCCGGCGCAGCCGGCCGAGGCGGCCCCGGTGGCCCGGGCGGCGGTCGCCAAGAGCGCCAACCGGGGGGTCCGCCAGGTCACCTCCGGCGGTCCCGTGGCGATGACCGTCCGGCAGGACTCGCCGCTGAAGGCCACCCTGCGCAGCAAACGGGTCCGCCCCGCGGAGCGCGACGTCGTCTGCGCCGCCTGA
- a CDS encoding PspA/IM30 family protein produces MANPFVKGWKYLMALFGARIDEHADPKVQIQQAIEEAQRQHQSLVQQAAAVIGNQRQLEMKLSRQMSEVERLQGNARQALVLADQARARGDEAEAGRYEQSAQLLATQLVSAEQAAEDLKTLHDQALGAAAQARRAVENNSMILQQKLAERTKLLSQLEQAKMQESVARSLESMSALTAPGTTPSLDEVRDRIEKRYATAMGRAELAGNSVEGRMLEIQKAALDSAGSSRLEQIRASMAGEQLAGRQDRSAVGQGQSAPAADPAAAARLDQLRASLGQERATGDSSAAG; encoded by the coding sequence ATGGCGAACCCGTTCGTCAAGGGCTGGAAATACCTGATGGCGCTGTTCGGGGCCCGGATCGACGAGCACGCCGACCCCAAGGTGCAGATCCAGCAGGCCATCGAGGAGGCGCAGCGCCAGCACCAGTCCCTCGTCCAGCAGGCCGCCGCGGTGATCGGCAACCAGCGCCAGCTGGAGATGAAGCTGTCCCGCCAGATGTCCGAGGTCGAGCGGCTCCAGGGCAACGCCCGGCAGGCCCTCGTCCTCGCCGACCAGGCGCGGGCCCGGGGCGACGAGGCGGAGGCCGGCCGGTACGAGCAGTCGGCGCAGCTGCTGGCCACCCAGCTCGTCTCGGCCGAGCAGGCCGCCGAGGACCTGAAGACCCTGCACGACCAGGCGCTCGGCGCCGCCGCCCAGGCCCGCCGGGCCGTGGAGAACAACTCCATGATCCTCCAGCAGAAGCTGGCCGAGCGCACCAAGCTGCTCAGCCAGCTGGAGCAGGCCAAGATGCAGGAGAGCGTGGCCCGCTCGCTGGAGTCGATGTCCGCGCTCACCGCCCCCGGCACCACCCCCTCCCTGGACGAGGTGCGGGACCGGATCGAGAAGCGCTACGCCACCGCGATGGGCCGCGCCGAGCTGGCCGGCAACTCCGTCGAGGGCCGGATGCTGGAGATCCAGAAGGCGGCACTGGACTCGGCCGGCTCGTCCCGGCTGGAGCAGATCCGGGCGAGCATGGCCGGCGAGCAGCTCGCCGGCCGGCAGGACCGCTCGGCGGTCGGGCAGGGCCAGTCCGCGCCGGCCGCCGACCCGGCCGCCGCGGCCCGGCTCGACCAGCTCCGGGCCAGCCTGGGCCAGGAACGCGCGACCGGGGACAGCAGCGCCGCCGGCTGA
- the pspM gene encoding phage shock envelope stress response protein PspM: MADERARHFRRLRRLRRSARRWSVMAGGLTGTAAVLTPYAGLGLPDAAWAGAAGSALALAAWRWVDLRALAARPAPPALDPAEAAARSRARLVAAVERLPAGPGVLAELRRARSRLALRGTSAAEPWARLDRAALTLGGLAGRLSGLAEPAVREAADADRSLRELAERVASVERALRLAPADARAPLAGAHRELAAQLESGVAAYERLVVAAAGYLAEDARPSGEHVAASRLAEATDLLHGVASALAELRAVGDPLRSPTR, translated from the coding sequence GTGGCAGACGAGCGGGCACGGCACTTCCGTCGGCTGCGCCGGCTGCGGCGCTCCGCCCGCCGGTGGAGCGTCATGGCGGGCGGGCTGACCGGAACCGCCGCGGTGCTGACCCCGTACGCCGGGCTGGGCCTGCCGGACGCGGCCTGGGCCGGCGCCGCGGGCAGCGCGCTGGCGCTGGCCGCCTGGCGCTGGGTGGACCTGCGTGCCCTCGCCGCCCGCCCCGCGCCCCCGGCGCTCGACCCGGCCGAGGCCGCCGCCCGGTCCCGGGCCCGCCTCGTCGCGGCCGTCGAACGGCTCCCGGCCGGCCCCGGGGTGCTGGCCGAGCTGCGCCGGGCCCGGTCCCGGCTGGCCCTGCGCGGCACCAGCGCCGCCGAGCCGTGGGCCCGGCTGGACCGGGCCGCCCTCACCCTCGGCGGGCTGGCCGGGCGGCTGAGCGGGCTCGCCGAGCCGGCCGTGCGGGAGGCCGCCGACGCCGACCGGTCCCTGCGCGAGCTGGCCGAGCGGGTGGCCAGCGTCGAGCGGGCCCTGCGGCTCGCCCCGGCCGACGCCCGCGCCCCCCTCGCCGGGGCACACCGCGAGCTGGCCGCCCAGCTGGAGAGCGGGGTGGCCGCGTACGAGCGGCTGGTGGTCGCCGCCGCCGGGTACCTGGCCGAGGATGCCCGCCCCAGCGGCGAGCACGTCGCCGCGTCCCGGCTCGCCGAGGCCACCGACCTGCTGCACGGGGTGGCGTCGGCGCTGGCCGAGCTGCGCGCCGTCGGCGACCCGCTCCGCTCGCCCACCCGCTGA
- a CDS encoding multicopper oxidase domain-containing protein, translating into MVLFRRLRSSWTDRAVRTGREAGPTVPTARTAEDAARAPASLDPAEAPRCFGPVPNFAGSPLPVPDGRGGVVPGTGIRKFVDPLPRPGVAGRTPLGGYLPVAVPDTITWPGCDYYEIGLQEYAQRLHRDLPATRLRGYRQLNLGTDDSGHNTVRPPERPYHLGPVIMARRGRPVRIKFVNQLPTGRAGELFLPVDPTVDGAGGGPLDGPAPYPQNRAVLHLYGGQTGWTSAGNPWQWVTPPQEITPYPTGVGLAHVPDMPSPGPGATTLYYPNAQSGRLMWLHDNTLGLSRLTVHSGQLALYLLTDPAEEQLVADGVLPAEQLPLVIEDKTFVPDDTQLAAQDPTWDRDRWGARGSLWHPHVYQPRQNPYRAAGTNPTGRWDYGPWVRPPATDEAGTPAPVPNPHHDPVAAPDEPPLAPGVPHPSAVPEAYGDTPVVNGVAYPYLTVAPKAYRFRILNACADRSLNLQLYRARSDGPMWGPDGRLCDADAGEVPMVDAVRSPDRPPGWPTDGRDGGVPDPRAAGPAFVQVGNECGLLPAPVVLPSRPVGYRYDRQDLTVLNVDGHALLLAPGERADVIVDFSAVPPGATLILYNDCPAPLPRFDPRYDQYSGAPDRTGVGGLPGTVGGYGPNTRTLLQFRVAGEPAEPYDVARLAERLPGAYAASQRPPIVPQPAYDRAFGTRTARETLVPAHATTVTFTPAGASVPVTLPLHVKAVQQVFEPAYGRVAGRLGVAHPQAGPLGPATLPLGPVDPATETLVVAEESVPVGAPTDGTQLWRISGNARQTHPVHVGGCDVQVVNRVGWDGRIRPPEPNELGWKETVRVNPREDVIVALRPVAPVLPFKLGDSVRLLDPTRPAGARIGSTAVSPVDGRPASVVNHLVNMGWEYRWHSQLGGHRDQGASRPLVLRVAPKAPTGLTATPVPGSATVLPAIALTWTGGGGRPPAASHLLQRATDAAFTEGVTAITVAAAATRHTDASVTPGVTYHYRIRAENEVGCSAWSNGVPAAVRLAAPHGLAAAIPPATPLRVGLRWANRSFATGVDVQRATNPTFTSGPATTAVGVHEQHVDAVVAPDTTYYYRVRTTYLGTASPWSTVATVTTPPRPTPPTALAATAGAPGPDTATVALTWAADAPGGPGSGFVVQRALDPAFARDVAEFTVRGRGFTNTGLARDATYHYRVRAFNVVGSSAYGRAVAVTTPG; encoded by the coding sequence ATGGTCCTGTTCCGCAGACTGCGCTCCAGCTGGACCGACCGCGCCGTCCGCACCGGCCGGGAGGCGGGTCCGACGGTGCCGACCGCCCGGACCGCGGAGGACGCGGCTCGGGCGCCGGCCAGCCTGGACCCGGCCGAGGCCCCCCGCTGCTTCGGCCCGGTGCCCAACTTCGCCGGCAGCCCGCTGCCGGTGCCGGACGGGCGGGGCGGGGTCGTTCCCGGCACCGGCATCCGCAAGTTCGTCGACCCGCTCCCCCGCCCCGGTGTGGCGGGCCGCACCCCGCTCGGCGGGTACCTGCCGGTGGCGGTGCCGGACACGATCACCTGGCCGGGCTGCGACTACTACGAGATCGGCCTGCAGGAGTACGCCCAGCGCCTGCACCGGGACCTGCCGGCGACCCGGCTGCGCGGCTACCGGCAGCTCAACCTCGGCACCGACGACTCGGGGCACAACACCGTGCGCCCGCCCGAGCGGCCGTACCACCTGGGCCCGGTGATCATGGCCCGGCGCGGCCGGCCGGTGCGGATCAAGTTCGTCAACCAGCTGCCCACCGGCCGGGCCGGGGAGCTGTTCCTGCCGGTCGACCCGACCGTGGACGGGGCCGGCGGCGGCCCACTGGACGGCCCGGCGCCATACCCGCAGAACCGGGCGGTCCTGCACCTGTACGGCGGGCAGACCGGCTGGACCAGCGCCGGCAACCCCTGGCAGTGGGTCACCCCGCCGCAGGAGATCACCCCGTACCCGACGGGGGTGGGGTTGGCGCACGTGCCGGACATGCCGTCCCCGGGGCCCGGGGCGACCACGCTGTACTACCCGAACGCGCAGAGCGGCCGGCTGATGTGGCTGCACGACAACACGCTCGGCCTGTCCCGGCTGACCGTCCACTCCGGTCAGCTCGCGCTCTACCTGCTCACCGACCCGGCCGAGGAACAGCTCGTCGCCGACGGGGTGCTCCCCGCCGAGCAGCTCCCGCTGGTGATCGAGGACAAGACGTTCGTGCCGGACGACACGCAGCTCGCCGCCCAGGACCCGACGTGGGACCGGGACCGCTGGGGGGCCCGGGGCAGCCTGTGGCACCCGCACGTGTACCAGCCCCGGCAGAACCCGTACCGGGCCGCGGGCACGAACCCGACCGGCCGCTGGGACTACGGCCCGTGGGTGCGTCCCCCGGCGACCGACGAGGCGGGGACGCCCGCGCCGGTGCCGAACCCGCACCACGACCCGGTCGCCGCGCCGGACGAGCCGCCGCTCGCGCCGGGCGTGCCGCACCCGTCGGCGGTGCCCGAGGCGTACGGGGACACGCCGGTGGTCAACGGCGTGGCGTACCCGTACCTGACGGTGGCGCCGAAGGCGTACCGGTTCCGGATCCTGAACGCCTGCGCGGACCGCAGCCTCAACCTCCAGCTCTACCGGGCCCGCTCCGACGGGCCGATGTGGGGGCCGGACGGCCGGCTGTGCGACGCCGACGCGGGCGAGGTGCCCATGGTGGACGCCGTCCGCTCCCCCGACCGGCCTCCCGGCTGGCCGACGGACGGCCGCGACGGCGGGGTGCCCGACCCGCGCGCCGCCGGGCCGGCGTTCGTGCAGGTGGGCAACGAGTGCGGGCTGCTGCCGGCACCCGTGGTGCTGCCGAGCCGCCCGGTGGGCTACCGGTACGACCGGCAGGACTTGACCGTGCTCAACGTCGACGGGCACGCCCTGCTGCTCGCCCCCGGGGAGCGGGCCGACGTGATCGTCGACTTCTCGGCCGTGCCGCCCGGGGCCACGCTCATCCTGTACAACGACTGCCCCGCCCCGCTGCCCCGCTTCGACCCACGCTACGACCAGTACTCGGGCGCCCCGGACCGCACCGGCGTCGGCGGGCTGCCCGGCACCGTCGGCGGGTACGGGCCGAACACCCGCACCCTGCTCCAGTTCCGGGTCGCCGGCGAGCCGGCCGAGCCGTACGACGTGGCCCGGCTCGCCGAGCGGCTGCCCGGGGCGTACGCGGCCAGCCAGCGCCCGCCGATCGTGCCCCAGCCGGCGTACGACCGGGCGTTCGGCACCCGGACCGCCCGGGAGACGCTGGTGCCGGCGCACGCCACGACCGTCACGTTCACCCCGGCCGGGGCGAGCGTCCCGGTCACCCTGCCGCTGCACGTCAAGGCGGTGCAGCAGGTCTTCGAGCCGGCGTACGGACGGGTCGCCGGCCGGCTCGGCGTCGCCCATCCGCAGGCGGGGCCGCTCGGCCCGGCCACGCTGCCGCTCGGCCCGGTCGACCCGGCCACCGAGACGCTGGTGGTCGCCGAGGAGTCGGTGCCGGTCGGCGCGCCCACCGACGGCACCCAGCTCTGGCGGATCAGCGGCAACGCCCGGCAGACCCACCCGGTGCATGTGGGCGGCTGCGACGTGCAGGTGGTCAACCGGGTCGGCTGGGACGGCCGCATCCGCCCGCCCGAGCCGAACGAGCTGGGCTGGAAGGAGACGGTCCGGGTCAACCCCCGGGAGGACGTGATCGTCGCCCTGCGGCCGGTCGCGCCCGTCCTGCCGTTCAAGCTCGGCGACAGCGTCCGGCTGCTCGACCCGACCCGGCCGGCCGGCGCCCGGATCGGCTCGACGGCGGTGAGCCCGGTCGACGGCCGGCCGGCGTCAGTGGTGAACCACCTGGTCAACATGGGCTGGGAGTACCGCTGGCACAGCCAGCTCGGCGGCCACCGGGACCAGGGCGCGAGCCGGCCGCTGGTGCTGCGGGTCGCCCCGAAGGCCCCGACCGGGCTGACCGCCACGCCCGTGCCCGGCTCGGCGACCGTGCTGCCGGCCATCGCGCTGACCTGGACCGGCGGCGGCGGTCGCCCGCCGGCCGCCAGCCACCTGCTGCAACGGGCCACCGACGCCGCGTTCACCGAGGGAGTCACCGCGATCACCGTGGCCGCCGCCGCGACCCGCCACACCGACGCGAGCGTCACCCCCGGGGTGACGTACCACTACCGGATCCGGGCGGAGAACGAGGTGGGCTGCTCGGCCTGGTCGAACGGGGTGCCCGCGGCGGTGCGCCTCGCCGCGCCGCACGGGCTGGCCGCCGCGATCCCGCCGGCCACGCCGCTGCGGGTGGGGCTGCGCTGGGCCAACCGCTCCTTCGCCACCGGCGTGGACGTGCAGCGGGCCACCAACCCGACGTTCACCAGCGGACCGGCCACCACCGCCGTCGGGGTCCACGAGCAGCACGTGGACGCCGTCGTCGCGCCCGACACCACGTACTACTACCGGGTGCGGACGACGTACCTGGGGACGGCGTCGCCGTGGTCGACGGTCGCCACGGTGACCACCCCGCCCCGGCCGACCCCGCCGACGGCGCTGGCCGCCACGGCGGGCGCGCCCGGCCCGGACACGGCGACCGTGGCGCTGACCTGGGCGGCCGACGCGCCGGGCGGCCCGGGATCCGGCTTCGTGGTGCAGCGCGCCCTCGACCCGGCGTTCGCCCGGGACGTCGCCGAGTTCACGGTGCGCGGGCGCGGTTTCACCAACACGGGGCTGGCCCGGGACGCGACGTACCACTACCGGGTGCGGGCGTTCAACGTCGTGGGCAGCTCGGCGTACGGGCGGGCGGTGGCGGTGACCACCCCCGGCTGA
- a CDS encoding DNA-formamidopyrimidine glycosylase family protein — MPEGDTVWNTARVLERALGGARLTGSDFRVPRLAATDLTGWTVRESASRGKHLLLRLTAPAPVGPGGVTDWTLHSHLRMDGAWRAYAPGERWAARPAHLIRAVLRTAGAVAVGYHLHELALVPTAEEDTLVGHLGPDLLGADWDPAEAVRRLAAHPETPIGEALLDQRNLAGVGNLYKCEVLFLRGISPWTPVGAAPDLAGTVALAQRLLAANRGRWTQSTTGSLHRGRTSYVYGRRAQPCRRCGTAIRKEELGERVTFWCPACQPAPPS, encoded by the coding sequence GTGCCCGAAGGCGACACCGTGTGGAACACCGCCCGCGTGCTGGAGCGCGCCCTCGGTGGGGCCCGGCTGACCGGCTCGGACTTCCGCGTGCCGCGGCTGGCCGCCACCGACCTGACGGGCTGGACGGTCCGGGAGTCGGCCAGCCGGGGCAAGCACCTGCTGCTCCGGCTGACCGCGCCGGCGCCCGTCGGCCCCGGTGGGGTCACCGACTGGACGCTGCACTCGCACCTGAGGATGGACGGCGCCTGGCGCGCGTACGCCCCGGGAGAGCGCTGGGCGGCCAGGCCGGCGCACCTGATCCGGGCGGTGCTGCGCACGGCCGGCGCGGTGGCCGTGGGCTATCACCTGCACGAGCTGGCCCTGGTGCCGACGGCCGAGGAGGACACCCTGGTCGGGCACCTCGGGCCGGACCTGCTCGGCGCGGACTGGGACCCGGCCGAGGCGGTCCGTCGGCTCGCCGCCCACCCGGAGACGCCGATCGGCGAGGCGCTGCTCGACCAGCGCAACCTGGCCGGGGTGGGCAACCTGTACAAGTGCGAGGTGCTCTTCCTGCGCGGGATCTCGCCGTGGACCCCGGTTGGCGCCGCGCCCGACCTGGCCGGCACGGTGGCCCTCGCGCAGCGGCTGCTGGCCGCCAACCGGGGGCGGTGGACCCAGAGCACCACGGGCTCGCTGCACCGGGGGCGGACCAGCTACGTGTACGGCCGGCGGGCGCAGCCGTGCCGCCGGTGCGGCACGGCGATCCGCAAGGAGGAGCTGGGCGAGCGGGTCACCTTCTGGTGCCCGGCCTGCCAGCCCGCCCCACCGTCCTGA
- a CDS encoding CPCC family cysteine-rich protein, protein MGDQWVPSACPCCLSLTGGGTCPVCFWTDDGQSDADADVVRGGPNGDLSLSHARLNFAVYGASHPRYQDMVRPPRPEERP, encoded by the coding sequence GTGGGTGATCAATGGGTTCCCTCGGCCTGCCCCTGTTGTCTCTCCCTGACCGGCGGCGGCACATGTCCGGTCTGCTTCTGGACGGACGACGGCCAGAGCGACGCCGACGCCGACGTGGTCCGGGGCGGCCCGAACGGCGATCTGAGCCTGTCCCACGCCCGGCTCAACTTCGCCGTCTACGGCGCCAGCCACCCCCGTTACCAGGACATGGTGCGCCCGCCGCGCCCCGAGGAGCGCCCCTGA
- a CDS encoding SAM hydrolase/SAM-dependent halogenase family protein, protein MGATAWISLTTDYGLTDGFVAACHGVIGRIAPDARVIDVTHLVPPADVRRGAAVLAQAVPYLPPGVHVAVVDPGVGTSRRGIAVAAPGGVLVGPDNGLLLDAAAALGGITAAVELTNPAWLAPEVSRTFHGRDVFAPVAARLALGAPLADAGPAVDPAALVRLPEPVVRATADGFAAEVLTVDHFGNVQLAASGSLLAALPARLAVAGRPAAHGRTFGDAPPGELVVYVDSAGLVAVAVNGGRAADVLAVAPGDLVPVAPLG, encoded by the coding sequence ATGGGTGCCACGGCGTGGATCTCGCTCACGACTGACTATGGGCTCACCGACGGGTTCGTGGCGGCCTGCCACGGGGTGATCGGGCGCATCGCGCCGGACGCCCGGGTGATCGACGTGACCCACCTGGTGCCGCCGGCCGACGTACGCCGGGGCGCGGCCGTGCTCGCCCAGGCCGTGCCGTACCTGCCGCCGGGCGTACACGTCGCGGTGGTGGACCCCGGCGTCGGCACCAGCCGGCGGGGGATCGCCGTGGCCGCGCCCGGCGGCGTGCTGGTCGGGCCGGACAACGGGTTGCTGCTGGACGCCGCCGCCGCGCTCGGCGGGATCACCGCCGCCGTCGAGCTGACCAACCCGGCCTGGCTGGCGCCGGAGGTGTCCCGCACCTTCCACGGCCGGGACGTGTTCGCCCCGGTCGCGGCGCGGCTCGCCCTCGGCGCGCCGCTGGCCGACGCCGGGCCGGCCGTCGACCCCGCCGCGCTGGTCCGGCTTCCCGAGCCCGTGGTACGGGCCACCGCCGACGGCTTCGCCGCCGAGGTGCTGACCGTCGACCACTTCGGCAACGTCCAGCTCGCGGCGTCCGGGAGCCTTCTGGCGGCGCTGCCGGCCCGGCTCGCGGTGGCCGGGCGGCCGGCGGCGCACGGGCGGACGTTCGGCGACGCGCCGCCCGGTGAGCTGGTCGTGTACGTCGACTCCGCCGGACTGGTCGCCGTGGCGGTGAACGGGGGCCGGGCGGCCGACGTGCTCGCGGTGGCCCCGGGTGACCTCGTGCCGGTCGCGCCGCTCGGCTGA
- a CDS encoding tryptophan dimethylallyltransferase family protein encodes MAQIDTDYAGPRTWAGLTHRPTTFRQLVEAHLASIRARLGQQHDLQVLFDEVSGVLGDWADRPIGAGARQTSFVGNDGSPVEFSFTFSPDGVRTRVLFEPGGAAATRSELERHLALLAARLGDGTRRLEAVADLFLGPAADPSPFLLLHALEAGHATAPPLHKVYLNPAASGRPPLAVVREAMGRLGLGPAWERVEEHLGADRLGSPSYEPALVALDLVDRPVARVKVYLRHSQAGIDDIELVSRLGAGHRGGRYAELLGTLNPAPLAQWVKAPMTCLAFAADGTALTTTLYCPLDPNLPNDAVAGKRVTELLTRLGIGVEAFRSVAAAASGALPAASNRLSWIGFKEIGRPLVTVYVGLGGTAEAEPHRAAPAGADQEARWTGP; translated from the coding sequence GTGGCCCAGATTGATACCGACTATGCAGGACCCCGAACCTGGGCCGGATTGACACATCGGCCCACGACGTTCCGGCAGCTTGTGGAAGCGCATCTGGCGTCCATTCGCGCGCGGCTGGGGCAGCAGCACGATCTGCAGGTGCTGTTCGACGAGGTCTCCGGCGTTCTGGGCGACTGGGCGGATCGGCCGATCGGTGCCGGGGCACGGCAGACGTCCTTTGTGGGTAATGACGGCAGCCCGGTCGAGTTCTCCTTCACCTTCTCTCCCGATGGGGTCCGGACCCGGGTCCTGTTCGAGCCAGGTGGAGCTGCCGCGACGCGATCGGAGCTAGAGCGACATCTCGCGCTACTGGCCGCCCGGCTCGGCGACGGTACCCGGCGGCTGGAAGCGGTGGCCGATCTGTTCCTCGGACCGGCGGCTGATCCGTCACCGTTCCTGCTCCTGCATGCGCTGGAAGCCGGGCACGCGACCGCGCCGCCGTTGCACAAGGTCTATCTGAACCCGGCGGCATCGGGCCGGCCGCCCTTGGCGGTCGTGCGGGAGGCGATGGGAAGGCTGGGCCTCGGTCCCGCGTGGGAGCGGGTGGAGGAGCACCTCGGCGCAGACCGGCTGGGGTCACCAAGCTACGAGCCGGCACTGGTCGCGCTGGATCTGGTGGATCGGCCTGTCGCCCGAGTCAAGGTGTACCTGCGGCACAGCCAAGCAGGCATCGACGATATCGAGCTGGTTTCGCGCCTAGGGGCCGGCCATCGCGGTGGCCGGTACGCCGAGCTGCTGGGAACGCTCAATCCGGCGCCGCTGGCGCAGTGGGTCAAGGCGCCGATGACCTGTCTTGCCTTCGCCGCCGACGGCACGGCTCTGACCACGACGCTGTACTGCCCCCTCGACCCGAACCTACCGAACGACGCAGTGGCCGGGAAACGGGTTACCGAGCTGTTGACCCGACTGGGTATCGGTGTCGAGGCGTTCCGATCGGTCGCGGCCGCGGCCAGCGGTGCCTTGCCGGCGGCCAGCAACCGGCTGAGCTGGATCGGATTCAAGGAGATAGGTCGGCCGCTCGTCACCGTCTACGTCGGACTGGGTGGCACAGCCGAGGCCGAACCGCACCGGGCGGCGCCAGCCGGAGCGGACCAGGAGGCGCGGTGGACGGGCCCGTAG
- a CDS encoding Tn3 family transposase: MLADLPNTRLWRVDARTDYGVLDKTARWPGRPGQERRHWPHVLRVIASAHTRKISAHDMIRVLQHDGRLTGLGEAVAHYGRIFKTLHVLTFADDPDYWRNPKGMRTCRRAGTASAGTSSTAVT, translated from the coding sequence GTGCTCGCGGACCTACCGAATACGAGGCTGTGGCGCGTCGATGCCCGCACCGACTACGGCGTGCTGGACAAGACGGCGCGGTGGCCGGGTCGACCTGGACAAGAGCGCCGGCACTGGCCGCACGTGTTGCGGGTGATCGCGTCGGCGCACACCCGCAAGATCTCCGCGCACGACATGATCAGGGTGTTGCAGCATGACGGACGGCTTACCGGCCTCGGGGAGGCGGTCGCGCACTACGGCCGGATCTTCAAGACCCTGCATGTGCTGACGTTCGCCGACGACCCGGACTACTGGCGGAACCCAAAGGGGATGCGCACCTGCAGGAGGGCCGGCACAGCGTCGGCCGGCACGTCTTCCACGGCCGTTACCTGA